One part of the Xylocopa sonorina isolate GNS202 chromosome 10, iyXylSono1_principal, whole genome shotgun sequence genome encodes these proteins:
- the LOC143428242 gene encoding uncharacterized protein LOC143428242 — MSRSKESFLLLLVLVYGPAIRCLAEDVTLNVDPRNPVPVTDERFLSLTVDPVTLLAGNALSEGFERGRNLAKALTPAYIRIGSTRGAFNQLASENSQDRDRDEKIVLSEPDSYAIERESDRKIDRRMDIRKGVRPTVVRLASSDSGENTFYGFLETDSVEGFPESDVYFATVDSILDEDYDYGRDEEARDRGTDGGRRKKPSEVDYDDVDHMWAGDGNDYSFYEPVEFVGNSRRLDDGSRVNWESSVKLWDVQDYGSRRNDEFDTGSKFEIVEVQPGEQKMRNEESIWGESDDYSEPNTIPKNHRPTYKPVEPIRQLSAGKMSDGNRQANDYDLRSVLKGLGFSIAEDHQGDKRSKRGKGGDIQTILNQEMINEDDANSKDCNCRVVRRSRICKCRPKREAIESLESKADLIVPKKQTYISLDKDIGHSTIREDENVEVFAELRDSPLDKLELQTESSNTKIARDAVTTSRTEQNPGDDVQERVMAPLDSNIPTLESKSDLSEYHKDMLPTSLPFASNLKEQEDPVQPLKSTIRRDENHFFRDHPEKTGEKKTPADTAGYTSNDQTYFTSSIAEKIAQAKEETSKTETASVESTSATFKATTLSEEAIRKESGSNYDKGNAAEGSTKRETILGRVSQKKPEKVEAAIPSGTPNDPGGRQNKKGTSKVPSRSKSNVARPRESQLSKRVRTLKALRDLFRQLRESNTIVSASKLRSANRIAEHQRNRDQQVEKLKENLRDKKKTMLQRYENNIQEMVDEEKDKVKRSLKRREAWEVIKNSDDFQDMIDRERLAYVLMYQPSKHNAKEDYITSDERIEETEVPVTEIVRTKNTRQRIFNPENRESFHGATIIEHPDPNRLKEKVVQLTNLYRNQALGRGKFDADRKRNDKTYFTVVEDVEKPKIFHYQRKQGNKGKEGLQGSSSRSHFYGTGYTTNQLQQRTYHESLKAAQRSSEEDREESDELPRDGEIYIIDPYEYKESDLPLELYKGPTRSRTNSKPSSRDTYEIVWEPISYRPYKVRRTDHRKRENDAARTDFQPSPKNTAEILKILIDNLDTRTAEEFYKRMAERNVARDDKDEGKTDEEQSRVGDISTNEEEESEEISESKVNFGKNAFPEMVDAEVDDKQQESYRDVPLEKETRIEEENIVPEAIVAREDTVDNLKEDSKEVIATGAVRKRRDTSAGWLPSFLVRKAPETSQRTQRNNYLRLKESSEETSDERPSELLKIIKGNEYYRIVPVKRPNDKAPTSLSKRSDDDSEKYRNFLRRLKIIIPSTSSDDSIEPNPIVAAKDPYGKLFEDTSDYMERGLELKKSIECSEDISSICGNEGASSVEEVYNTDGREDERSDDNMDLREMLLSSKPEVLMVMPWTKRSSRLPRETMDQAGINKNINAEKVQPSELQHLDGSTSTNNPIDGGVDDVEKSLIQKRPLEKFRTKENINKRKNVRRNKKDDNGLASLIEKSIPKLGNVVVDGLKKAQNFTGSVEQLIENLDGEYNKTLEGDQQRNSTDSASVNPAENAFHNAIMNVKKFFILLGGITHILRGQ; from the exons ATGTCGCGTTCCAAGGAGAGCTTCCTCCTTTTACTCGTTCTGGTATATGGTCCCGCGATCCGTTGCTTAGCCGAGGACGTAACGTTGAACGTCGACCCGAGAAATCCGGTCCCTGTGACCGACGAAAGGTTCCTCAGTCTCACCGTTGATCCCGTAACCCTATTGGCCGGAAATGCGCTAAG CGAGGGTTTCGAGAGAGGCAGAAATCTGGCGAAAGCCTTGACACCTGCGTACATACGAATCGGAAGCACACGTGGCGCTTTTAATCAACTTGCCAGTGAGAATTCTCAGGATAGGGACAGGGACGAAAAAATCGTGTTATCTG AACCCGATTCATACGCGATTGAACGCGAGAGCGATCGGAAGATCGATCGAAGGATGGACATTAGGAAAGGGGTACGTCCGACTGTGGTACGGTTGGCAAGCAGCGACAGCGGGGAAAACACTTTTTACGGATTCCTCGAGACGGACTCGGTGGAGGGTTTCCCGGAGAGCGACGTGTACTTCGCCACCGTGGACTCTATTCTGGATGAAGACTACGATTACGGAAGGGATGAAGAAGCGAGGGATCGAGGGACCGATGGAGGACGTCGAAAGAAACCCTCGGAGGTCGACTACGACGACGTTGACCATATGTGGGCGGGTGATGGAAACGATTATTCTTTTTACGAGCCCGTTGAATTCGTTGGAAACTCGAGGCGGCTGGACGATGGAAGTAGGGTGAACTGGGAAAGCTCCGTTAAACTTTGGGATGTACAAGACTATGGATCTCGACGGAACGATGAATTTGATACCGGAAGTAAATTCGAAATCGTAGAAGTTCAACCGGGAGAACAGAAAATGCGTAACGAAGAAAGTATCTGGGGGGAATCGGATGATTATAGTGAACCTAACACTATTCCAAAAAATCACAGACCTACTTACAAGCCTGTTGAGCCCATCAGGCAACTATCAGCTGGCAAGATGAGCGATGGAAATCGGCAAGCTAATGATTACGATCTGAGATCGGTTCTTAAAGGACTGGGCTTTTCGATCGCGGAAGATCATCAGGGAGATAAAAGATCTAAACGAGGAAAAGGCGGGGACATACAGACGATACTTAATCAGGAGATGATCAACGAGGACGACGCGAATTCGAAAGACTGCAACTGCAGGGTCGTTCGACGTTCGAGGATCTGCAAGTGTCGACCGAAAAGGGAAGCTATCGAATCTCTCGAGTCCAAAGCAGATCTAATCGTCCCTAAAAAGCAAACGTACATCTCTCTGGATAAGGACATAGGTCATTCGACTATACGCGAAGACGAAAACGTAGAAGTGTTCGCGGAGCTCAGAGATTCGCCTCTGGACAAGTTGGAGTTGCAAACCGAGTCTTCCAACACGAAAATCGCGCGGGACGCGGTGACAACTTCGCGGACTGAACAGAATCCAGGAGATGATGTCCAGGAAAGGGTGATGGCGCCGTTGGATTCAAATATTCCCACCTTAGAAAGCAAATCAGATCTTTCTGAATACCACAAAGATATGCTTCCTACGAGTCTGCCGTTCGCTTCGAATTTGAAAGAGCAAGAGGATCCGGTGCAGCCCTTGAAATCGACCATTCGACGCGACGAAAATCATTTTTTTCGCGACCACCCCGAAAAGACGGGGGAAAAGAAGACGCCGGCTGATACTGCAGGGTATACTTCGAACGATCAAACGTATTTTACGTCCTCGATTGCTGAGAAAATTGCGCAGGCAAAGGAAGAGACTTCGAAAACAGAGACTGCAAGCGTCGAAAGTACGAGCGCGACGTTTAAGGCGACCACTTTATCAGAGGAAGCTATCAGAAAAGAATCCGGGAGCAATTATGATAAGGGTAACGCTGCCGAAGGAAGCACGAAACGCGAAACTATACTTGGTCGAGTTTCCCAGAAGAAGCCTGAGAAAGTTGAAGCTGCGATCCCCTCCGGAACGCCGAACGATCCCGGCGGCAGACAAAATAAGAAAGGGACGTCGAAAGTACCGTCGAGATCGAAATCGAACGTCGCCAGACCTCGGGAATCTCAACTATCGAAGAGAGTAAGAACGCTGAAGGCACTGAGAGACTTGTTTCGTCAATTGAGAGAATCGAACACCATCGTGTCCGCCTCCAAGTTAAGGTCAGCCAATAGGATCGCCGAGCATCAGAGAAATCGGGACCAACAGGTCGAAAAATTGAAGGAAAACTTGCGTGACAAGAAGAAAACGATGTTGCAACGATATGAGAATAATATTCAGGAAATGGTGGACGAGGAGAAGGACAAAGTAAAGAGAAGTCTAAAGAGGAGAGAGGCTTGGGAGGTAATTAAGAACAGCGACGACTTCCAAGACATGATCGATCGCGAGAGATTAGCCTACGTTTTAATGTATCAACCGTCGAAGCACAACGCGAAAGAGGACTATATTACGAGTGACGAAAGGATCGAGGAGACAGAGGTGCCGGTGACTGAAATCGTCAGAACGAAAAATACCAGGCAAAGGATTTTTAATCCTGAAAATCGGGAGAGCTTCCACGGCGCGACCATCATAGAGCATCCCGATCCGAACAGGCTGAAGGAAAAGGTCGTACAATTAACGAACTTGTACCGTAATCAGGCTCTGGGAAGAGGAAAATTCGATGCGGATAGAAAAAGGAACGATAAGACCTACTTCACTGTAGTCGAAGACGTAGAAAAACCAAAGATATTCCATTACCAGCGGAAGCAAGGGAACAAAGGGAAGGAAGGTCTGCAG GGATCATCGTCGCGGTCGCATTTTTACGGAACCGGGTACACGACCAATCAACTCCAACAGAGGACTTACCACGAGAGTCTTAAAGCCGCTCAACGTTCAAGCGAGGAGGATCGCGAAGAATCAGACGAGCTCCCACGGGACGGAGAAATATACATAATCGATCCCTACGAATACAAAGAGAGTGATCTTCCTTTGGAATTGTATAAAGGACCGACGAGATCGAGGACTAATTCGAAGCCCTCGTCGAGAGATACGTACGAGATCGTCTGGGAACCGATTTCTTACAGACCTTACAAAGTTCGTCGAACGGATCATCGTAAACGTGAGAACGATGCGGCAAGAACAGATTTCCAACCTTCACCTAAAAACACCGCGGAGATTTTGAAAATCCTGATCGATAATCTCGATACGCGAACTGCTGAGGAATTTTACAAACGAATGGCGGAGCGTAACGTAGCGAGGGATGATAAGGACGAAGGAAAAACAGATGAAGAACAATCAAGGGTGGGTGATATAAGTACCAATGAAGAGGAGGAATCCGAGGAAATTTCTGAAAGCAAGGTGAACTTCGGAAAAAACGCATTTCCCGAGATGGTTGACGCGGAAGTGGACGACAAGCAACAGGAAAGTTATCGAGACGTCCCGCTGGAGAAAGAAACGCGAATCGAGGAAGAAAACATCGTTCCTGAAGCGATAGTTGCTCGAGAAGATACCGTGGATAATTTGAAAGAAGATTCGAAAGAAGTAATAGCGACAGGGGCAGTTCGTAAACGAAGGGACACGAGCGCAGGGTGGCTACCCTCGTTCTTAGTACGTAAAGCACCGGAAACGAGTCAGAGAACTCAAAGGAACAATTATTTACGTTTAAAGGAAAGTTCAGAGGAAACTTCTGACGAGAGACCATCGGAACTGCTTAAGATTATAAaaggaaatgaatattacagaaTAGTTCCTGTTAAAAGACCGAACGATAAAGCACCCACGAGTTTAAGCAAACGCAGCGACGACGACTCGGAAAAGTATCGAAATTTTCTTCGACGGCTGAAAATCATAATCCCTTCGACGTCGAGTGACGATTCAATCGAACCGAATCCAATTGTTGCCGCAAAAGATCCGTATGGAAAACTATTCGAAGACACGTCAGATTATATGGAGAGAGGATTAGAATTGAAGAAGAGTATTGAATGTTCGGAGGATATTTCGTCCATCTGTGGGAACGAGGGTGCATCCAGCGTAGAGGAAGTTTATAACACGGACGGAAGAGAGGACGAGAGAAGTGATGATAACATGGATTTAAGAGAAATGTTACTTTCTAGCAAACCTGAAGTATTAATGGTTATGCCGTGGACAAAAAGATCTAGCAGGCTTCCAAGGGAAACAATGGATCAAGCGGGGATCAACAAAAATATCAACGCGGAGAAG GTACAGCCATCGGAACTGCAACATTTAGATGGATCTACGAGCACGAACAATCCAATAGACGGGGGAGTCGATGACGTCGAGAAATCGCTGATTCAGAAAAGACCGCTTGAGAAATTCAGGACGAAAGAGAATATTAATAAGAGGAAGAATGTTAGAAGGAATAAAAAGGACGACAATGGACTGGCGTCTCTTATAGAGAAAAGCATACCAAAGTTGGGAAACGTTGTTGTCGATGGGTTAAAGAAAGCTCAAAATTTCACGGGATCGGTAGAACAGCTAATTGAGAATCTGGACGGAGAGTACAATAAAACGCTAGAAGGGGACCAACAAAGGAATTCCACCGATAGCGCCTCGGTGAATCCTGCTGAGAATGCTTTTCATAATGCAATAATGAACGTGAAGAAATTTTTTATCCTACTCGGTGGAATCACGCATATTCTTCGAGGACAATAA